A stretch of Cyanobacterium sp. HL-69 DNA encodes these proteins:
- the yadG-2 gene encoding ABC2-type transport system ATPase component, which produces MKNIVEIKKLQKSYGKIEAVKDISFSVQSGEIFGLLGPNGAGKTTTIRCLTTLAQPDGGEIKVDGICAMKQPKLVRQRLGYVAQEVAIDKMLTGKELLQLQSALYHIPPKIASQRIEQLLDLLDLQEYSDRKSGTYSGGIRKRLDLASGLLHQPQVLILDEPSVGLDIESRMIVWEFLKALKKAGTTVLITSHYLEEVDALADRLAIIDKGVVIAEGTPSSLKDRIGGDRITLRIKEFLPTKEAEESKTKLAQLPFVKEIIINQAQGNSLNLVVAPNSNPIGKIENTLKEMDLPLFSISQSRPSLDDVYLAATGRTLLDAEMEAVTKRDLKAEKKQAMKNN; this is translated from the coding sequence ATGAAAAATATAGTCGAAATTAAAAAACTACAAAAAAGCTACGGCAAAATAGAGGCTGTTAAAGATATTTCTTTTTCGGTGCAAAGTGGAGAAATTTTCGGCTTATTAGGACCCAATGGGGCGGGAAAAACCACTACTATCCGCTGTTTGACTACCCTTGCACAACCTGATGGGGGGGAGATAAAAGTGGACGGTATCTGTGCTATGAAGCAACCTAAACTGGTACGCCAGAGACTGGGTTATGTGGCACAGGAGGTGGCTATTGATAAGATGTTGACGGGGAAGGAGTTGTTGCAGTTGCAGTCGGCTTTGTATCATATTCCCCCGAAAATTGCTTCCCAGCGTATTGAGCAATTATTAGATTTATTGGATTTACAGGAATATAGCGATCGCAAAAGTGGCACTTATTCTGGGGGGATTCGCAAAAGGTTAGACTTGGCTTCTGGATTATTACATCAACCCCAAGTATTGATTTTGGATGAACCTTCCGTGGGTTTGGACATTGAAAGTCGCATGATTGTTTGGGAGTTTTTAAAGGCACTTAAAAAGGCTGGTACAACTGTATTAATTACCAGTCACTATTTAGAGGAAGTTGATGCTCTAGCTGACCGCCTTGCTATTATCGATAAAGGGGTAGTCATAGCCGAGGGTACTCCTTCTAGTTTAAAGGATAGGATAGGGGGCGATCGTATTACTCTGCGCATCAAAGAGTTTTTACCCACCAAGGAAGCTGAAGAAAGTAAAACAAAATTAGCCCAACTTCCCTTCGTTAAAGAAATTATTATCAACCAAGCCCAAGGCAACTCCCTTAATCTTGTGGTTGCCCCCAACAGTAACCCCATTGGTAAGATTGAAAATACCCTTAAGGAAATGGATTTACCCTTATTTAGTATTAGCCAATCAAGGCCTAGTCTTGATGATGTTTATCTGGCCGCGACAGGGCGCACTCTCCTTGATGCGGAAATGGAAGCCGTCACCAAACGAGATTTAAAAGCAGAAAAAAAACAAGCAATGAAAAATAACTAG